One Pochonia chlamydosporia 170 chromosome 5, whole genome shotgun sequence DNA segment encodes these proteins:
- a CDS encoding non-heme chloroperoxidase (similar to Aspergillus niger CBS 513.88 XP_001393402.1), with amino-acid sequence MPSITLRDGAQLFYKDWGNPKGSIVTFSHGWPLSSDNFENQMVFLADKGYRVIAHDRRGHGRSTQTWTGNNMDTFVDDLEELFSHLNVQNAMMVGHSHGGGEVTHYLGKHGTKRFKKAVLIGAVPPLMLKTSANAEGTDMSVFDSFRAAIHKDRAQFFLDVPSGPFFGFNRPGVQKSEGQIQSWWSQGMASSYKSVYDSIKDFSETDFTEDLKKIDVPVLVLHGDDDQVVPIQAAGMKSVKLLPKGTLKVYKGGSHAIHNLQIDEVNKDLLTFLQS; translated from the coding sequence ATGCCCTCCATCACACTCCGAGACGGCGCCCAGCTCTTCTACAAAGACTGGGGCAACCCCAAGGGTTCAATCGTCACATTCTCCCATGGCTGGCCCCTAAGCAGCGACAACTTCGAAAACCAAATGGTCTTCCTCGCCGACAAGGGCTACCGCGTCATCGCCCACGACCGTCGAGGCCATGGCCGCTCCACGCAAACCTGGACAGGCAACAACATGGACACCTTTGTCGACGACCTGGAAGAGCTCTTCTCGCACCTCAACGTCCAAAACGCCATGATGGTAGGCCACTcccacggcggcggcgaagTCACCCACTACCTAGGCAAGCACGGCACCAAACGCTTCAAGAAGGCCGTCCTCATCGGCGCGGTGCCTCCCCTCATGCTCAAGACGTCCGCCAATGCAGAAGGCACTGATATGTCCGTGTTTGACTCCTTCCGCGCAGCCATACACAAGGACAGAGCGCAGTTCTTCCTGGATGTTCCCTCCGGGCCCTTCTTTGGCTTCAACAGACCTGGTGTGCAGAAGAGCGAGGGCCAGATTCAAAGCTGGTGGTCCCAGGGTATGGCGTCGAGCTACAAGAGCGTGTATGACTCCATCAAGGATTTTTCTGAGACGGACTTTACGGAGgatttgaagaagattgaTGTGCCGGTTTTGGTGTTGCACGGCGACGATGACCAGGTTGTGCCGATTCAGGCCGCGGGCATGAAGAGCGTCAAGTTGTTGCCCAAGGGGACGCTGAAGGTGTACAAAGGGGGTTCGCATGCCATTCATAATTTGCAAATTGATGAGGTGAATAAGGATTTGTTGACGTTTTTGCAGAGTTAG
- a CDS encoding pre-mRNA splicing factor (similar to Coccidioides immitis RS XP_001239288.1) gives MSTVADELLNDFGSSGDEAEENENDGLVHDEQQPQQNGNHDAMDVDGDKEDSDEEDAKEMNDVEDTEATKAKVEKMQLGAVKDVRSVASLMQTLEPVLEVSISPSRMTSITVLKDGSFTSSPLRRSPDILARTLQKIEHYRSQASTQTTNVGNIEDHPEYHLLTQSNSLSTMIDGEVVLVHKFIRDHYSTRFPELERLVTTPLEYAKVVSIIGNGPMSSESIKALQTSTDNPMKMGLKAVLDGPSLMVVTVEATTSKGHELSAEELNRVRQACAMMVSLHRAKQTLTEYVQSRMNIFAPNLTALIGSLTAAQLLNAAGGLTGLSKTPACNIPSWGSKKRQAGLATNIGVRQQGYLYNSELVRGIPNDLKKQAMRIVAAKLVLAARVDRIHSTPDGSTGDQLKSQCLERLEKLTEPPPNKGQRALPVPGDKPSRKRGGRRARKAKEAVAMTDLRKAQNRMAFGKEEKEVGYGTGSGTVGMGMIGQQNDGRIRGVQIDQRTRAKLSAKSKGWGGASTVGGAASSIGGFGQTPGSIDLRGKGLRASGVGSTIGSATGTASSLAFTPVQGLELVDPKVQADLSKKRKAEEDRWFKGGTFTQVGGSSSTNGGFKVPDLPAAKRVDTGATKMGPPPPRK, from the coding sequence atgtctACTGTCGCGGACGAGCTTTTGAACGATTTTGGCAGCTCGGGGGACGAAGCTGAGGAAAACGAGAATGACGGCCTCGTGCACGACGaacaacaaccccaacaaaatggcaaccACGACGCTATGGACGTTGATGGCGACAAGGAAGATtccgacgaggaggatgcaAAGGAGATGAACGATGTTGAGGACACCGAGGCGACGAAAGCCAAGGTAGAAAAGATGCAGCTTGGAGCGGTAAAAGATGTTCGCAGTGTCGCAAGCTTGATGCAGACTTTGGAACCCGTTCTCGAGGTTAGTATATCCCCATCCAGGATGACGTCGATTACGGTCTTGAAAGACGGCTCGTTTACATCCAGTCCTTTGAGACGCAGCCCTGACATTTTGGCCCGAACGCTACAGAAAATTGAGCACTACCGATCGCAAGCGTCCACCCAGACGACAAACGttggcaacattgaggaTCATCCCGAGTACCACTTGTTGACGCAATCGAACAGCCTGTCAACCATGATTGATGGCGAAGTGGTTCTTGTGCACAAATTTATCCGCGATCACTATTCGACGCGATTTCCCGAACTCGAGCGGCTGGTCACGACGCCGCTGGAATATGCCAAGGTGGTATCCATTATTGGAAATGGACCGATGAGTTCGGAGAGTATCAAGGCGCTACAGACGTCTACAGACAACCCAATGAAGATGGGCCTCAAGGCTGTCCTTGACGGGCCGTCACTCATGGTTGTCACCGTGGAGGCCACAACATCAAAGGGGCACGAACTGAGCGCCGAGGAGCTGAATAGAGTCCGACAGGCATGCGCCATGATGGTGTCCTTGCACAGAGCAAAGCAGACTTTGACGGAATATGTGCAGTCGCGCATGAACATCTTTGCGCCAAACCTGACGGCCCTCATCGGTTCTCTGACAGCAGCCCAACTGCTAAACGCAGCCGGTGGTTTGACGGGTCTCTCCAAAACCCCTGCATGCAATATCCCTTCTTGGGGATCGAAAAAGCGTCAAGCCGGCCTGGCCACCAACATTGGAGTTCGCCAACAGGGATATCTCTACAACTCTGAGCTCGTTCGCGGCATCCCCAACGACCTGAAGAAACAGGCTATGAGAATTGTCGCAGCTAAACTTGTCCTGGCTGCCAGAGTTGATCGGATTCACTCAACGCCCGATGGCTCAACTGGAGACCAGCTGAAATCGCAATGCTTAGAACGTCTCGAGAAACTTACCGAACCACCTCCAAACAAGGGACAACGAGCCTTACCTGTTCCCGGCGATAAACCCTCCAGAAAACGTGGAGGTAGACGAGCACGAAAGGCCAAGGAAGCCGTAGCCATGACGGACTTGCGCAAAGCCCAGAACAGAATGGCATttggcaaggaagaaaaggaagtTGGCTACGGCACCGGTTCAGGTACGGTAGGCATGGGTATGATCGGACAACAAAACGATGGGAGGATCCGAGGGGTTCAAATTGACCAACGAACAAGAGCGAAGCTCAGTGCCAAGAGCAAGGGATGGGGTGGTGCCAGCACCGTTGGCGGCGCTGCCTCGTCTATTGGAGGCTTTGGGCAGACACCAGGCAGTATCGATCTGCGAGGAAAGGGTCTGCGTGCCTCTGGCGTGGGAAGCACCATTGGCTCTGCCACCGGTACAGCGTCGTCCCTGGCTTTTACACCCGTTCAAGGACTCGAGTTGGTTGATCCAAAGGTCCAGGCGGATCTTAGCAAGAAACGCaaggcagaagaagatagATGGTTCAAGGGAGGCACGTTTACGCAAGTTGGGGGATCATCATCGACCAATGGTGGCTTCAAGGTACCTGATTTACCGGCTGCTAAGAGAGTTGACACCGGAGCAACCAAGATGGGGCCGCCACCACCTCGCAAGTGA
- a CDS encoding pre-mRNA splicing factor CLF1 (similar to Aspergillus terreus NIH2624 XP_001210297.1), whose amino-acid sequence MESSRGPPRVKNKAAAPVQISAEQLLREAVDRQEVGIETPTQKFTDLEELHEYQGRKRKGFEDYVRRNRINLKNWTQYAQWELEQKEFARARSVFERALDVLPHNVVLWIRYIEAEMKSRNINHARNLLDRAVTILPRVDKLWYKYVYMEEMLGNIPGTRQVFDRWMQWQPDEAAWSAYIKLEKRYGEFERARAIFESFTVVHPEPRNWIKWAKFEEEYGTSELVREVFGNAVESLGDEFVDERLFIAYARFESKLNEYERARAIYKYALDRLPRSKSVLLHKAYTTFEKQFGDKDGVEDVVLSKRRVYYEEQVKENPKNYDAWFDYAGLEESSRDVDRIRDVYERAVAQLPPTQEKRHWRRYIYLWIFYAIWEELEGQDIERARQIYSTCLNLIPHKKFTFAKIWLLAAQFEVRHGQLTAARKLLGRAIGTCPKDKIFNGYIDLERKLFEFVRCRTLYEKHIEYNPANCQTWIKFAELERGLDDLDRTRAIFELAVNQQQLDMPELLWKAYIDFEEEEGEYERTRELYERLLEKTDHVKVWISYAHFEINIPEEEEDEENAEDQPLSEEAKARARKVFERAHKSMRDKDLKEERVSLLNAWLSFEREHGSEEDIDNVQRQMPRRTKKRRLLEDDTYEEYFDYVFPADDQQAKNLSNILAMAQKWKQTGGELSGA is encoded by the coding sequence ATGGAGTCGTCAAGGGGCCCTCCGAGGGTCAAGAACAAGGCCGCTGCGCCCGTTCAAATCAGTGCAGAACAACTGCTTCGCGAAGCTGTCGACCGTCAAGAAGTCGGCATCGAGACTCCGACACAAAAGTTTACCGATCTCGAGGAGCTTCACGAATACCAGGGAAGAAAGCGCAAGGGCTTTGAGGATTACGTCCGTCGGAATCGCATCAATTTGAAGAACTGGACGCAGTATGCGCAATGGGAGCTGGAACAAAAGGAGTTTGCGCGCGCGAGATCCGTCTTCGAGCGAGCCCTCGATGTCCTGCCTCACAATGTCGTCCTATGGATTCGGTACATTGAGGCGGAGATGAAGTCGAGAAATATCAATCACGCGCGAAACTTGCTGGACCGTGCCGTCACCATTCTTCCTCGAGTCGATAAGCTGTGGTACAAGTATGTGTACATGGAGGAGATGCTGGGCAACATCCCCGGCACCAGACAAGTATTCGACCGATGGATGCAATGGCAGCCCGACGAAGCGGCCTGGAGCGCCTACatcaagttggagaagcGGTACGGTGAATTTGAGCGAGCGCGAGCCATTTTCGAAAGCTTTACCGTGGTTCATCCCGAGCCGCGCAACTGGATCAAATGGGCCAAATTCGAGGAAGAGTACGGAACAAGCGAGCTGGTCCGAGAGGTTTTTGGAAACGCTGTAGAGTCACTGGGCGACGAGTTCGTCGATGAAAGGCTGTTCATTGCGTACGCCCGATTCGAATCCAAACTCAATGAGTATGAGCGTGCCCGTGCCATTTACAAATACGCACTGGATAGGCTCCCGCGGTCAAAATCAGTGCTACTACATAAAGCCTACACCACATTTGAGAAGCAATTCGGCGACAAGGACGGAGTCGAAGACGTGGTGCTGTCAAAGCGAAGAGTCTACTACGAGGAACAAGTCAAGGAGAATCCCAAAAATTACGACGCATGGTTCGACTACGCCGGGCTGGAGGAATCATCCCGAGATGTAGATCGGATCCGAGACGTCTACGAAAGAGCAGTCGCTCAACTACCACCCACGCAGGAGAAGCGCCACTGGCGCCGCTACATCTACCTCTGGATATTCTACGCCATCTGGGAGGAATTAGAAGGCCAGGATATCGAGCGAGCGCGACAAATATACAGCACAtgcctcaacctcatccccCACAAGAAATTCACCTTTGCCAAAATCTGGCTCCTCGCAGCCCAATTCGAAGTGCGCCACGGCCAACTCACCGCAGCGCGCAAGCTCCTTGGCCGCGCCATCGGCACGTGTCCCAAGGACAAAATCTTCAACGGCTACATCGACCTCGAGCGCAAGCTATTCGAGTTCGTGCGCTGCCGCACCCTATACGAGAAACACATCGAATACAATCCAGCCAACTGCCAAACGTGGATAAAATTCGCAGAGCTAGAGCGCGGCCTGGACGACCTCGACCGCACGCGGGCCATCTTCGAACTCGCCGTcaaccagcaacagcttgACATGCCCGAACTCCTCTGGAAAGCATacattgactttgaagaagaagagggcgagtACGAGCGCACCCGCGAGCTCTACGAACGTCTCCTCGAGAAGACGGACCATGTCAAAGTCTGGATCAGCTACGCCCACTTTGAGATCAACATCcccgaggaggaagaggatgaagagaacGCCGAGGACCAGCCGCTCAGTGAGGAGGCGAAGGCCCGTGCGCGAAAGGTCTTTGAACGCGCGCACAAGAGCATGCGCGACAAGGACCTCAAGGAGGAGCGGGTGTCGCTGCTTAATGCGTGGTTGTCGTTTGAGCGGGAGCACGGGTCGGAGGaagacattgacaatgtgCAGAGGCAGATGCCGAGGAGGACCAAGAAGCGCAGGTTGTTGGAGGATGATACGTACGAGGAGTACTTTGATTATGTGTTCCCTGCGGATGATCAGCAGGCGAAGAATTTGTCTAATATTCTGGCTATGGCACAGAAGTGGAAGCAGACGGGGGGTGAGTTGTCAGGCGCCTAA